The genomic window ATCCGGTCGGCTCGCGAGCCGCTTGCGGATGCCGTTGACGTTCGATCGGAAGTTCCAGTGGGAGAGCTGGACGCCCTTCGGCTGGCCGGTCGTCCCGCTGGTGTAGATGAGACTCGCCAGATCGTCCAGTTCGACCGCCTCGAGCCGGTCCTCGTAGGCCTCGAGGTCGAAGGTCTCCGCGCCGCGGTCGTAGACCTCGTCTAGGGTGTAGACGTCGTCGCGGTCGTCGTACCCCTCGATCTCGTCGATCGAGACGATGAACTCGAGATCGAGTTCGTCCTCGACCTCGAGGACCGTCTCGAGGAGATCGCCGTTCTCGACGACGACGGCGTCGGCGTCGGGATCGTCGAGCAGGTACTCGACCTGACTCGGCGACGAACCCGTGTAGACGGTGGTGACGACGGCACCCGTACTGAGCAGGGCGAAGTCACACTGGGCCCACTCCATCCGGGTGTTCGCGAACAGGCCCACGCGGTCGCCGGACTCGACGCCGAGGTCGTGAAAGCCCGCCGAGAGCTTGCGCACGATATCGCGCATCTCGGCGTAGGAGAGCGGACGGAACTCGCCGGGAGTCGCGGCCGAGATCACCGAATCGGTCAGCGACCGGTCGTAGATGCCGCCCTTGTACCGCTGGGCCGGACGGTTCGAGTTTCGCTCGGCCGACCGTTCGAACATCCGTCCGAGCGTCGTCTCCCGGATCGTCTCGTCCTCGTACTCTCGTTCCGCGTCCCGCCAGTCCATATACGCGTGACAGTACCTCCCGAGCGATAAAACGTGCTGAAACTGCGGTCAGTCACCCCGCGGCGCGTCCCGATCGCCGAATCGGTTCGAGCGGGACTGTACGGCCCGATCGATCGCCAGTGGGAGAAACTCACAACGGGTTGCATCGCTCTTCGGTGCGCTCCCGTCGGTGCGCCCGAGTCCGCCCGAGGAGTCGAGGACCGAGCGCGAAGTCGAGCGGACCCCGATCGAGTCGGCTCAGTCGCGCTCGTCGAGGTAGCCGAGGACGCCCCGCGCGTTCATCGCGGCCTCGGCGCCGGCCTTGCGCTCCCCCCAGACGTCGGCCATCGCCTCGGAGTCGGCGAAGTGGTCGATCACGGCCGCGTCGTCCCCGAGTTCCGCGCGTATTTCCGCGACGGTCTCGACCCACTCCTCGAGGACGGTCGCGTACGCCTCGAGCGCCGCCGCGGCGTCGTCGCCGACCTCGCGGGGCCCGAAGTGCGTGTAGAGCAGGACGTCCGGATCGATCGATTTGAGGGTCTCGACGTCCTCGAGGCACTGCTCTAGGTGGAAGTCGGACGGCGGCGAGGTCTCGCGGATCTCCTCGGTCTCGGGGACCCAGATGCCCGCGGCGTCGCCCGTGAAGACGGCGTCGTTCGCGGGGTCCTCGAAGACGACCTGGTGGAAGGCGTGGCCCGGCGCCTCGTGGACGCGCAGTTCGTGAGCGCCGAGATCGACGGTGTCGCCGTCTTCGATCTCGACGATGCGCTCTTCCGGGATCGGTTCCGGTTCGACGTAGTACTCCCACTGGTCGCCGACGGCGGCTTTCGTCCCCTCGACCAGCCGCGTCGGATCGACGAGCAGTCCCGCGCCCGGCGACGGGACGTAGACGTCCGCGTTCGGACACGCCTCGGCGAGGTAGCCCGCGCCGCCGGCGTGATCGAGGTGGATGTGCGTGACCGCGACGGCCGCGAGCTCCTCGCGGTCGATGTCGAGTTCGGCGAGCGCCTCGAGGATCAGTTCGTGGTTCGTTCCGAGCCCGGTCTCGACGACGGCGGGCCGCTCGTCGTCGACGATGTAGACGGCGCCGTACTCCGGGGTATCGTACATTCCCGTGTCGAGATAGTAACAGTCCGTGCAGTCGCCGGCCGTCACCTCGTGAACCGCACCGGTCTCCGTGGCCATACAGGTACCCCGTCAGCGCCGGAGATAAAAGCTGGCACCGTCTCCGCGAACGACCGGCGACGGTGAGGAACGCGGGACTGCCGGCGGGGACCGTCGCCGCGAGGCGGCGACCGGGGTTCCGGACGGACCGATCGCCGAGTCGTTACAAACTTCACATCGGGCTGAGTTGGCTACCGCAGATGCCGTCACCGTCCGCGACAGGATCGTCGGTGAGGAGAGCATGAGCGGTGCGCCGAGACGCCGACGGACGGAACGGACGACGCGGCTACACCCGTGGACGGTCTGCGCGTTCGGTCTCCTGTCGGCCGGGTTTTTCGTCGCGTGGTGTCTCCGATTCCGATCACTGCTCACCGCGACGGCCGTCGTCATCGGTTTCTGTACGGTCGCCGTCCCCGCGCTCGCGCTCGTCTGGGCCGGCGTTCGGCTCGACCGGAGCGATATCGGCGGCGACCGATACGAACGGATCGTCCGGTGGAGTTCCGGCGGCGCGATCGTCTTTCTGGCGGTCAACGCCCTCGTGATGGCCTTCTTTCCCTGGTACAGCTTCGCCGGCAACGTCGCCTGGGCGCACTTCTCGCTGAACGTCGGTGCCGCGGGCGGGTTTCTCGTCGGCTACCTCGAAGCGCGGGCGATCCAGCGCGAGGTCGTGGCGACGGCCGCGGTCGTCCGCGCCGAGCAACTCGAGGAGGACCGCGAACTCCTCGCGTATCTCAGCGATCTACTGCGCCACGAGGTCCTCAACAGCACCCAGATCATCGGCGGCCACGCGACGTTGCTCCTCGAGGACGCCGACGACTCGACGCGGGCGTCCCTCGAGACGATCGACCGCGAGAGCGAGGAACTGACCGCGGTGATCGACGATATCCGCGCGATGTTGAACGCGACGCGGACGTCGACGGGCCGGGCCGTCGTCGCGCTCGACGACGTCCTGTCCGACGAGGTGACGGAACTGGAACGGCAGTTCGACGACGTCGAGATCGAGGTCGAACTCGAGGCGACGGTTCCGGACGACGTCCGCGTCGTGGGCAACGAGGGAATCAGGTGGATCTTCGCGAACGTCCTCGAGAACGCCGTCGAACACAACGACAGCGAACCGGCCCGCGTCGAGGTGGCGGTCGCTGCGACGGACGAAACCGTGACCGTCCGCATCGCGGACAACGGGCCCGGAATTCCGACGCCCGTCCGAGAGACGCTGTTCGAACGGCGATCCGATAACCACGGACTGGGGCTGTACCTCGTCCGGATTCTGGCGACGCGATACGGCGGGCGCGTCGATCTCGCGGAGACCGGGCCCGAGGGGAGCGTCTTCACCGTGACGCTGCCACGGGCCGACGCCGAGCGAGCGGCCGAGGCCGCAGATCGGAGGCGGCGTCGGACCGGTTCGAACCCGCCGGCGGCGGCCGTCGAATCGCGGTTGACAGCCGCCGCTGGAACGGCGCCCGCCGCTGGCGGGAAGCGAGAACGGAAGCCAGCGGCGGAGACGGGCTCGAATAATCGGACAGCGGGAGAGACGAACTCGAGCGATCGGGACCCGGCCGACACGGATCCGAACGACCGGGATGATATCGAATCGGAACCGACGGATTCTACGACGAAACCGCCCTGAGGCCGGCCGTCACCGCTCGTCGAGACACTCCTTCCACTCGCCGATCCCCGACGGATCGAGGTGGACGTGGGCGTCTCCGACGTCCTCGAGGCCGCGCACCCGATCGACCAGGTCCGACTCG from Haloterrigena sp. KLK7 includes these protein-coding regions:
- a CDS encoding MBL fold metallo-hydrolase; this encodes MATETGAVHEVTAGDCTDCYYLDTGMYDTPEYGAVYIVDDERPAVVETGLGTNHELILEALAELDIDREELAAVAVTHIHLDHAGGAGYLAEACPNADVYVPSPGAGLLVDPTRLVEGTKAAVGDQWEYYVEPEPIPEERIVEIEDGDTVDLGAHELRVHEAPGHAFHQVVFEDPANDAVFTGDAAGIWVPETEEIRETSPPSDFHLEQCLEDVETLKSIDPDVLLYTHFGPREVGDDAAAALEAYATVLEEWVETVAEIRAELGDDAAVIDHFADSEAMADVWGERKAGAEAAMNARGVLGYLDERD
- a CDS encoding HAMP domain-containing sensor histidine kinase, giving the protein MATADAVTVRDRIVGEESMSGAPRRRRTERTTRLHPWTVCAFGLLSAGFFVAWCLRFRSLLTATAVVIGFCTVAVPALALVWAGVRLDRSDIGGDRYERIVRWSSGGAIVFLAVNALVMAFFPWYSFAGNVAWAHFSLNVGAAGGFLVGYLEARAIQREVVATAAVVRAEQLEEDRELLAYLSDLLRHEVLNSTQIIGGHATLLLEDADDSTRASLETIDRESEELTAVIDDIRAMLNATRTSTGRAVVALDDVLSDEVTELERQFDDVEIEVELEATVPDDVRVVGNEGIRWIFANVLENAVEHNDSEPARVEVAVAATDETVTVRIADNGPGIPTPVRETLFERRSDNHGLGLYLVRILATRYGGRVDLAETGPEGSVFTVTLPRADAERAAEAADRRRRRTGSNPPAAAVESRLTAAAGTAPAAGGKRERKPAAETGSNNRTAGETNSSDRDPADTDPNDRDDIESEPTDSTTKPP